The Thermoleophilia bacterium genome segment GGAATTGGGGGACGACGAAGGCACGATTGAGTTGGAATTTGACCCAGTCGGCGAGCGCCCGGACGAGACGGTTGACTATTTGCGCCTTTCTCGCCCTGATCTGACCGTTTCGTGTGAAAGCAATAGCAGTGCCGGTGTTCCCTAGAACTAGCTCAACGTTAGATCCTACGAAAGGAAATCTTCATGACTACCAATGGAAATAATGACGGGATGTCACGTCGGAGATTCATGCAGGTCAATACGGCCGCAGGACTCACTCTTGTGCTTAGCGGAAGTTTGGGCACAGTGCTCCAAGCATGCGGCGGTTCCAGTGACAGCTCCCAAACGACTTCTCTGACTGCAAAGGAGATTTCCAACGCTTCAGGGACTATTACGGTCTTGACCTTCTCCTTCTACGAGGCTCCAGCTTTCAATTCTGGACCCGTGACCGCAAAATATGCGGAAATTTCCAGCGGCGATGAGGTCATCGCTAAGGTTCGAAATTCAATGGGTATTGATGTAACGGCGACTGGTACAAACGTCGTAGGCCAGCTCCTCGACATTGACGCATTGGATCCGATTGATACTGGCCTTATTGAGAACTACACTGAAATCGACAAAGATGTCCGGGAGCAGCCCATCTTCACTCGAAATGGTGACGTCTACGCAGTTCCCATGACCATCACCCCGGGATTCACTGCTTGGAACTCAGATGAAGTGGATGAACCCAAAACTGCGGATGGCCTTCTAGATTCCCAGTATCGCGACCGAGTTGGACTGTACGACGATTCCGGAACCGTCATTCAATTCGCTCAGATGCTGGGTTTCGATATCTATAACTTTACTCTGGAGGACCTGGACTCCGTGAAGGAGTACATGGATCAACTCAAGCCGAACGTAAAGACCATATTTGTATTCGGCGATGAAGTTCAGCTATTCGCACGGGACGACATTTCGGTGGCATTTCAGACTTTCGGGTCCCTTCTGACATCGATTCAAGAGAATAACCCGGCCGTCTCAAGCAACTATTTGGGGTCACTGTCGTTCGTAGACGCTTGGAGCATACCCACAGGCGCAACCACTGCCGCGGGCATGAACTGGATCAATAATACGTTGACGGTTCGCTCGCAGAAGTCTCTGGTCAAGACCGCCGGTACGTTGCCTACGGTTCCGGGTGCGATCAAACCCGAAGAATATCCGGCTGGTCTTTCTGAACCCTCGCTTTCGGCACTTCTTAAGGTCGCACCTCCGATACCAAGCGCGCCAGTTGAAGGGGCGGACGAAGGGCTTGTCACCCTTGATGTTCTGCAGAAGACCTGGAGTGACTACAAGGCATCTTTCTAATGAGCTATCGAATGCTCATTTCGAACCCGGAGGCCGTGAGGGTGGACCAGTCTGGATGAGCGCTGGGCTCCTTCGTAATCCGATTCATCGCACGAGGGGACTCGTTCCGGCGCTGCCCCTGGTCGCCCTCGTTACCTTGCTCGTAGCCATTCCGGTTGTGCTCCTGGTGACGTACGCGTTTCGCGAATCGAGTTTCGCCGGCGTGGGTGCTGGGCCTACGCTCGAACAGTTCAAGGAGGTATTCGAATCCAAAGCAGCGGTTAGGCTCATCGTGCGAACCGTGGGGATGTCAGTCTTGGTCTCCACAATCGCGTGCGCACTGGCGTTTGTCTTCTCCTACGGCGTCACATTCCGGTTGAAACCTCGTGCAGCAATGATTCTCCTCGCGGTAGTGCTCAGCGCCGGCATAGCTTCGTTTCTCGCACGCATTTTTGCCTGGGGCACGATACTTGGGACGAACGGACTCATAAATTCGGCGCTGATTTACCTAAATGTGATTGAAAAGCCACTTGGCTTCCTGTTCTTTGGGTATTTCGCAACCACAGTCACGATGGTCTATCTGTATTTGCCCGTTGCGTTACTGATCGTGTATGGGGCGATGAGAAATATCGACCCGAGGTCCATTCAGGCTTCCAATGATCTGGGTGCCGGGAGGTGGCGAACGGCGTTTCGTGTCGTAGCACCGCAAACGAGAACCGGATTGGTAGCCGCATTCGTTCTGCTTTTGCTAATGACTTCGGCTGATTACATCACGCCTCGATTGGTTGGTGGCACTAGCGGCCAGATGATCGGAGTGTTGGTCCGGGATCTTGCATTATCGAGTGGAAACACGCCTGCCGCCGCAGCACTCGCAATATCGTATTTAGCGTTGCTTGCAGTTGCCGTGTGTTGCGGGTTCTTTCTTCTGAAGTTGGTTGCCAAGCTAGCGCACGGAAGAACGCGAATTGTTGATCAATTGTCAGCGTGGTTCGTACTACACGGACCGAGCACGTTTACCAGTCGCTCATTCTCTCGCCCGGCCAGTTTCGTTGTGGCCATTTTCCTCATCGTGCCGACGCTGTGCGTTGTTCTCTTCTCGCTCAACGATTCGAATACTCTCGGTCTGCCGATTCAAGGCTTCACTCTTGAGTGGTACCCGGACATTGTCAACAAGCCCGGCTTCACAGATGCCCTTACGAATAGCGTCACGATCGTTCTAGCGGCAGCGCTTCTGGCTCCACTCATCGCGATCCCTTATGCCTTGGTGCTCCAGCGGGCGAAAGGGGTCGGCCGCTATGTACTTTGGTCAGTGGCCATTCTTCCGTGGCTGGTCCCGGGTGTGCTCCTGGGCCTAGGATTGCTGATCGCTGCATCCGCAAATAATGTCCAACTTGGCGTGAATGTCACGATGTTCGTCCACGTTCTCATTGTGGCTCCTATCATGGTTATGGTCGTCTACGTACAGCTGGTTAGTCTGGATCCGAGACTCAGTGAAGCGGCTCGCGACTTGGGATCGTCAGCGTTCAGGGCTTTTCGAACGGTAATTCTGCCGCTGATTGTGCCCTCAATCTTGGGGGCAATGCTTATAGGAGCGGCGTACTCCTTGGACGAAATCCTCGTGACGAGCTTCACGATCGGAAACGAAAGTACGCTCCCCGTGTGGCTGCTTGGCCAAAGCCGACGAGGATTCAATCCCGGCATAGATGCATTGGCTGTAATGCTAACTTGCGGCACCATTTCGCTCTTCGTCGCGGCGTTGCTGGTCCAGCGAACACTGTCGACGCGAACGATGGGGGGTGAAGTGCGATGAGTGACCGTACGTCCAACCTAAGCCCGGGCCTCGACGGCGAAAAGTTCCTTCGGCTCACACGAATTTCGAAGCGGTTTGACCATGAAACTGTCCTGGAGGGGATTGACCTAGAGATTGAGCCTGGAGAGTTCTTTACGCTCTTGGGCCCTTCAGGCTGCGGCAAGACAACATTGCTGAGGATCATTGGGGGGTTGGAGAAGGCCGAGGAGGGCGAAGTTGCCCTTGAAGGGCGCAACCTGACCGATACTCCCCCTGAACGACGCCCGTTCAACATGGTCTTTCAAAGCTATGCCCTGTTTCCACATATGTCGGTCGGTGAAAATGTCGGATATGGTCTTCGCGCATCAGGTCTGGGCCAGCGTGACATCAGTGTGCGCGTTGAAGAGATGCTTGAGTTGGTACGGCTTGGTAGCGCTGTAGGAAGATCCGTCCTGGAACTTTCGGGAGGGCAACAGCAGAGGGTGGCTCTAGCTCGCGCTTTGATAAACGAACCAAAAATCCTGCTCTTGGATGAACCACTGGCTGCACTTGATCTGCAACTTCGGAAGAGCCTCCAAGCTGAGTTGCGTGATATTCAGCGAAGGACTCACACGGCGTTTGTCTATGTAACGCATGACCAGGAAGAAGCCTTGTTTCTATCCGATCGAATTGCCCTGATGCAGGCTGGGCAGATCGTGCAAGTCGGCTCTCCTCGTGACCTTTACGACCTTCCCGTGAACCAATTTGCTGCCACATTCATTGGCGAGACGAATCTGGTCGAATGCGTGCTGGTCGCGCTCGATCATGGTTCCGCTGAAGTGCAGTTTTCGGGCGGCAGCAAAGGTAAGTTGGCGTTTTCTAGTGATAAGCCAGTTCCTATAGGCAGCCGTCTATTGGCCATGCTCCGCCCGGAAGTCCTTGAGATCACTAGTCCCGACATCGCTCAATTCAAAGGGGTAATCGAAGACAGTGTATTTCTAGGCCCATACTGGCGTCATGAAATGCGAACTAACCATGGCGAGCTGTTGAGATTCACTACGCCTAGCACTTCGACCTCCGAAATCGAAGGAATTGGTCTGCGAATCAAAGAGGGATCAGGGGCCGCAATGGTCGGCGGCGCCGACGCGGACTAATTTGATGACTTTGATTTGAGGAACCTCCGTGAATGGAGCCACAGACTTAGCGCAGGCAGATTGCAACAAAACGGAAAGTACAAATGAACCGAAATAGTTGGAACCCAGGGTGTAAGCAGGCGAGGTCAGGGCGTCTCGCCGGTTCTAGCGAGAATAGACGCTTCGGTGAGGTAGGAAGTTCACGGAGTGCAAGTATGGTGACCTACGAAGCCGACAACGTTCGGAGCGAAGAATAGTGTCGTCCTTCGACGCTTTCACTCCCGCCAATGAACTTGGTCGTCAGATACGTAGTCGTGAAGTGACCTGTCGAGAAGTGGTGGAGCTGTTTCTCGAACGAAGCCTTAGGCTTGATCCGGAGCTACACGCATTTCGAACCATCGTTGAGGATCGGGCGTTGAACGAAGCCGACGATGCCGATCGCGCAATAGAGCGGGGCGAAAATATAGGCGTCTTGCATGGAATTCCCATCGCTGTCAAGGATCTCGAGTGGACCGAGGGGATACGAACCACAATGGGTTCTTTGGTGTACCGAGACGATGTTCCGGCAAGCGATTCAATCGCGGTCGAGCGACTCCGGGAGTCGGGTGCCATAGTCATCGGAAAGACGAATACGTGTGAGTTCGGAATGCAACTTGAATCCACGAATCGCCTTGGACCCGACACTCGCAATCCCTGGGATACGTCGAAGTCTTCTGGGGGGTCCTCAGGGGGCTCGGCGGCAGCAATTGCCGCTGGATTTGCTCCTCTCGCTACTGGATCCGATTCGGCTGGATCAATTGGTAACCCTTCGGCTCTTTGCGGGGTTGTTGGAATTAAGCCTACTCACGGCCGGATTCCGCTTTGGCCAGACCCTGAAGACTCACACATAATGCTGGACACAGGATGCATTGCTCGTACCGTTGAAGATTGTGCCCTGATGCTGGGTGTGATGGCGGGAGAGGATTCCCGCGATCCGGTTTCGATTCGAGGACCAGCGCCCGTATACCGGGGCGAGAACTGGAGGAATCTTGAGAAGCTACGAATTGGCATCAGCACGACATTTTCTGGATATCCGGTGGATCAAGAAGTCAGGAAATTGATTGGCGAGACGGCTGAAGTGTTCAAAGCACTGGGACACGATCTCGTTGAAGCTGAGCCAAAAACTCATAAACCGGTGTACGACATATACATGCCGCTCTTCCTAGGTGATGTGCACACGGCATTCGACCATCTACTGAGCCAGCGCCCCATGGAGCTAGATCCTGTGACGGTTAGGACCCTTGAAGATGCACGTCGCGTTACACTTTCGGAG includes the following:
- a CDS encoding amidase; the protein is MTCREVVELFLERSLRLDPELHAFRTIVEDRALNEADDADRAIERGENIGVLHGIPIAVKDLEWTEGIRTTMGSLVYRDDVPASDSIAVERLRESGAIVIGKTNTCEFGMQLESTNRLGPDTRNPWDTSKSSGGSSGGSAAAIAAGFAPLATGSDSAGSIGNPSALCGVVGIKPTHGRIPLWPDPEDSHIMLDTGCIARTVEDCALMLGVMAGEDSRDPVSIRGPAPVYRGENWRNLEKLRIGISTTFSGYPVDQEVRKLIGETAEVFKALGHDLVEAEPKTHKPVYDIYMPLFLGDVHTAFDHLLSQRPMELDPVTVRTLEDARRVTLSEYVQALHRLAIFRRRIDEYFDQYDLLITPNNPVPAFDALNPPSHIDGLPVTQDWMPHLAFLAPWNLAGNPWITVPAGRSKNDLPIGALLVAAKGREDLLFAAAAALETEKPWINHASPFAPND
- a CDS encoding extracellular solute-binding protein, translated to MTTNGNNDGMSRRRFMQVNTAAGLTLVLSGSLGTVLQACGGSSDSSQTTSLTAKEISNASGTITVLTFSFYEAPAFNSGPVTAKYAEISSGDEVIAKVRNSMGIDVTATGTNVVGQLLDIDALDPIDTGLIENYTEIDKDVREQPIFTRNGDVYAVPMTITPGFTAWNSDEVDEPKTADGLLDSQYRDRVGLYDDSGTVIQFAQMLGFDIYNFTLEDLDSVKEYMDQLKPNVKTIFVFGDEVQLFARDDISVAFQTFGSLLTSIQENNPAVSSNYLGSLSFVDAWSIPTGATTAAGMNWINNTLTVRSQKSLVKTAGTLPTVPGAIKPEEYPAGLSEPSLSALLKVAPPIPSAPVEGADEGLVTLDVLQKTWSDYKASF
- a CDS encoding ABC transporter ATP-binding protein; the protein is MSDRTSNLSPGLDGEKFLRLTRISKRFDHETVLEGIDLEIEPGEFFTLLGPSGCGKTTLLRIIGGLEKAEEGEVALEGRNLTDTPPERRPFNMVFQSYALFPHMSVGENVGYGLRASGLGQRDISVRVEEMLELVRLGSAVGRSVLELSGGQQQRVALARALINEPKILLLDEPLAALDLQLRKSLQAELRDIQRRTHTAFVYVTHDQEEALFLSDRIALMQAGQIVQVGSPRDLYDLPVNQFAATFIGETNLVECVLVALDHGSAEVQFSGGSKGKLAFSSDKPVPIGSRLLAMLRPEVLEITSPDIAQFKGVIEDSVFLGPYWRHEMRTNHGELLRFTTPSTSTSEIEGIGLRIKEGSGAAMVGGADAD
- a CDS encoding ABC transporter permease subunit, translated to MSAGLLRNPIHRTRGLVPALPLVALVTLLVAIPVVLLVTYAFRESSFAGVGAGPTLEQFKEVFESKAAVRLIVRTVGMSVLVSTIACALAFVFSYGVTFRLKPRAAMILLAVVLSAGIASFLARIFAWGTILGTNGLINSALIYLNVIEKPLGFLFFGYFATTVTMVYLYLPVALLIVYGAMRNIDPRSIQASNDLGAGRWRTAFRVVAPQTRTGLVAAFVLLLLMTSADYITPRLVGGTSGQMIGVLVRDLALSSGNTPAAAALAISYLALLAVAVCCGFFLLKLVAKLAHGRTRIVDQLSAWFVLHGPSTFTSRSFSRPASFVVAIFLIVPTLCVVLFSLNDSNTLGLPIQGFTLEWYPDIVNKPGFTDALTNSVTIVLAAALLAPLIAIPYALVLQRAKGVGRYVLWSVAILPWLVPGVLLGLGLLIAASANNVQLGVNVTMFVHVLIVAPIMVMVVYVQLVSLDPRLSEAARDLGSSAFRAFRTVILPLIVPSILGAMLIGAAYSLDEILVTSFTIGNESTLPVWLLGQSRRGFNPGIDALAVMLTCGTISLFVAALLVQRTLSTRTMGGEVR